The genome window ACTACATAACTATAGCAATAATAGAGAATGTAAGTCTTACTGGCTGAAACTCCTCCTTGGCTTTCTGCTTCTTCTCTGTGATTTGCTCCTGCAGCACCTTGTAGTTGACGTACCCCTTCTTTGGAGGCttcaaaaacaccattaaaaagTAACTAAAGCTGCGAATTAATACGTTGGCTTATAAAACAAACAGTCTACTGCAACAAACATACAGTACTATGAAAACGCGCCTCattccagatttatttttattttgcttcattgcctcaataaaatgttttagacCATCAAACACAatctaataaacaaataaaatgtcagcAAACTTGTTGGTGTCCTTCAGCTCGTTGTCCTGCTGTTTAACCCAAACGCTCTAGTACTTACAATCACAAACTGATGGCAGGATGGGATTTTGTGCTAGAGAGACAAATTATTTGTTCGATCAACTACAGCAAACTACAGCAACCCCCGATCACCCCCCTACCCCCACCGTGTCTCAGTATTACGTTCTGTTTCCTGAAAGGCTGTCTTAGCTTTACGTTAAACATTCTTGGATGCCCACCTTCTAAATGTTCAGGTTTTGATTTGTCTGTCCACTGAATATTTTCCCAAAGATCTTGTGGTTCATGGATGTATTTTGCTAAATGTGATTTTGGGCCgttgtgtactttttttttttttttgggtcagcTGTGGTTTTCACGTTTTAACTCCCTCTTGGAGACAATTTTTGTccagtctctttcttattgttaaatcatgaacgCTGACTTTAACTGAGACGAGGATGATCTTCAGggatttagattttattctgagTTTTCTGTGACCTTCTGGatgaatgcggtaccgcgcacgtgacgtcaccgtctcaagagcaacgccccttttgccgcttaggtagggcatacaggagagaacgcacggataacagatatgaccgactttacagccgttaaactttcccaagacgatgtcccaggcacacggattactggtcgcactgtcgaagaacacaccaaccttcagctcaaacgatggcttgaggttcgagggcttaaaaaaagactggaaaactggccgagttgatcgaacggtaagctttgttttttttttcctgcgcggcgatcaaggcagcgtcggccgttttttttgttgttgtttgcaatcaccgtccaggaatgggtatatgtttaatgtttgtctcatttgaaatgtttttgagtaagctatcctggtagaaggctatcatgttagcgcctgctaccatgatagcctatatgctgtcatggtagcaggcgctactttattaacatgtcggccaccaaaatactcttaccttgacttgatgtcgctggaattgggtcaggatgttcttcggttgtgccctttcctccgacaaaatgcttgctacatatgtacttgaatttggtaactttttccgggttgaactgttgtgtaggccgaccgccccgaagcgtacacatttctccttggcagtcttgaagaaaacatccttcatatgcggccgatcagcgtaactcgagtcgctgttgcacgttccatagcaacaatgtttaaaaaccatggtcttagatttggaaaaagcatttgtttaccgagtaaaaccaagggtaacgcacgtctcttttacagcgacacagcggcggactatgcaagcatgccctactgcgtaccacgtgatgtgacgtcatcgtgacgtcgtgtttctaaaaatagctcgcgcgcggtaccgcattgtcAATCCGCTTTTGGAGTAATTATGGAGGGCCGAGCAGTGTGTTCTCCATTTCGGTGTGGTTCGCTGGAATCTCATCGCTTTAAGAATGTAACCCTTTGAAGCATGATGGCCTGCTTTTTGGAGATCTTTTAGCCTGCTTCATGTTGACACACAGGTTCCATCTAAACTTGCATGGATGTGGTGGTCGAAACTGAACTCAGCTGTCTGAAAAATGTGGGGGTAATCACAATTATTTAACGATTTAGCTTTTCAGACAGGGTCAGGTAGGTttgaatcgttttttttttaccttagtaAAAGGAAATAATCTCTGATAacaattttttgtattttctcacgCTGTGTTTATGTGACATTAATAGTTGTTGGACTATCCAAAACATTTAAGTGCaacagaaaagctaaaaaaaaaaatctgtataaaGGGCCAACAACATTTTCACAGCATTATACATGTTTCGTCTTACTCTGGCTCCCAGCATTATTGCTCTGTCCTGCTCAAAAACCCGCTGCTGCTCCTTCTTGTAGCCTGTGATTCCAAACCGATGGACCTCCAGACGAGCCTATCGCCGACACGTCCAGTTACAACACACAGGAAAGACGTTACAGAGGTTAAACGGCTAAACATGCAATGCAACCCTTTAAAAAGTCACCAAAAGGAATTTGAAGGAGCGAGATCCCAGGATAATCAAAATAAATGGCGTCACCTTTTCCAAACTGAGCTGCTCTTGCTGGCTGATTTGCTTCTGCTCCGCTTTCTGAGCGTCCTGGATGTGGCGAGCGTGACACCCGAAGGCGAAAAGACAAGAGAAGAAAAGTGATGGAAATAAGAGgggacaagacaaaaaaaaaaaaagaggttaaatgCAGTTCACTCTTGTAGCATGAAGTTGGTTCCAAAGGTTTGTAAAGTTTTCATGACAAGAAATACATTCAGGATTAGAAGTTTGGAGCATTAATAGATTATTGTCTTAGTTAAACCTGATTTAATGCGACTGCCCAAGATGAAATATAGCTCTTGCTTATTTGTGTTTGTCGTCTGTCAAAATCAGGTAAACATTTTATTCGTCAGTcagttgttaaaataaaaattgaaaaatggTTATTCAAGCTTCAATTATGACTTTGTAAATGCTTTATAATACTCTGTTTTACAAAGTAGAACAAATGGCAGTGATCCAGGCCAACGGTTGTCCTGGATTTAAGGGAACAGTTAAAATGTGGGGTGCAgtttgcaaatgtgcaaattttCACTAAATAATCTTCAGAAGAATTCCAGGTTTGTATAAGATagtcaaacattaaaaacagggAGACTGACCTGTGCAGATTTAACAGGAATCTTGGTGGAAACTGGagtttgtttggttttcattttctttctggGGTCCTGAAATGTGACCACCTCCACCTTGTTCTCCAACTGGATCCTCTGACCTGATGAATTACAGcaaaaatcatcaaaaaataATCTGCATGTGCAAATTCAGAATATGAAAACAATTACAGGGTTTCTGACAATTTCCAATTAATTTCTCACCTGATTTTTAAGCTTTAACATTGCTATGGtttatatgtaaaaatatattaagtaaTTTAATTATCAGTAGGCCAGCTTTACTAACGGACTTACTATGTAACTTACTTAAAATCTAAATGACGTAGTCCGctgtgatttgtgttttttagctttaatATGCAACTCCAGTCCAGGCTTTGAGCCAACTACTGAAATCTCTTTCAAGTCAAATATTGGTAAATATTCATGGTTTTCTTGCAGAAGGAACTGGTTGTGAATAAACAACAACCAAATGTTGAGTTTATTACTCcaaaaaaactacaataaaccggtttaaaaaaaaattctggattTTGTGAAGACTCATTAAACTCAATCCAACCTGTTTGCGCCCCTGAACTACATACTTTGTAGTTTAGATAATAATAATGCCCACATTTCTCTGCCAAACTACAAAACATATGATGAATGAATGCTTCCGATGTTTTTGTGGGGATTAAAAATCTTGTTGGAAGAAGCAATGAAtgaacaaacattaaaatttaaGACTGAACTAAAGCTGATTTGGGACTTCATATGTAAAAATCTGTATACATTTAATATTAACAAATGTAAGACTTTAATACCACGTAGAAACcttgtatttatgcattttaccTTTTAGTTGAGGGTTTGGTGGTTGCTGCTCTGCACCGCTGTGAACCTCAGCATCTCTGCTGTCTTCACTGTCACTGCAGGTTTCTTTCAGTGCTTGAAGTTCCCCTTCTTCCTCCTGTTCTTcacatctttttctctttttctttttttgggttttgagtctctgttttgtttctgatcCTGCAagaaaattcacaacagtgaaCATGAAGCAGATCAAACTAAGTCCCTGGAACATCTCAGTGAAGTCATTTAGTAAAGTTAGGAACACACGAGGAAGATGACGATTAAAGGtgataatgtttaattttgtcatGAGGCGTTGAAGATGTGCATCAAAAAAGCTcacataaagaggaaaaaatgaataaaggaAGCCGTCAAGATTTATATTGATGAAGccaaacacagccacacactgAGCCTTGTTTTAAGAGCTTTTATTGTAAAGGTGCTTTTAATGCATAATTTCCATAACTgagttggaaaataaaataaatactaaaaaatttctgaagaaatttaagaaGGCGCTTGCCTCGTGGTGCGTATCGTTTTGTTTCTTCTGATATATAAATGGTGCACAGGCTAGGTTAAAGTATTTATAgcatatttataataataaagcaGCATAAAAACTCAAGACCAACATTTGAGATTTTTACTGAACTACCCTTTTGTTGACATGTGTTGACTGAGGAATTTAGAAAACAGGATAATGGTATCTTTACCAAGATGTTTGAACGGTaataactaattttttttttgtaaaacggATATGCAAATAACTTTCATAGTAACTTTTATCCCTCGTTTAAttaacctttttaaataaaaaacgatTAATTTGAAATATAGGTATAAGAGCTGAAATTCGTTTTAAAGGTCTTGATCAGAAGTAGTTTCCACCTAGTTTGACACGAGGACAACATAAAGtacaaaataatagtaataaataataataataataaaagaaatgttCCAGTTATCTGCGTCACGGTTGTTTATTTTGCAGTACAAAAGAGAAACAGCAGAGCTTAAAGCGGCTAACGGGGCTAACATTAGCTTATAAAGCTTACCAAAGTCATAAAGTGAATCCAGAACCCGCTCCAGGAACACACAGTCCTCATCTTTGCCCTCGTGTGTCTCCGAGCTCATTCTCAGATGGTGGACTCAAGAAAgttgtaggaaaataaaaataaaaaacgaattTGATCCTGCGTTCCCACGAATGACAACACACGTGACAACACACAACGCGGAACACCGCCACCGTCCGAACTGATCCTTTCCAGCCGCCGTAGGAAGCCCGGAAGTGAAAACATGTCCGTGAGACGTCAGTTCTCACGCCCATGAGAAGCTCTGCAGCTGCTGTCAGTGCATTAAAGAGTTACACAGAGAGACGGGACAACGCGATATTCACCCGGACACATGTTCATCGGATGTGTTTGTGCAAAAAATGGCCTCCAAGGTGGTTTATTCGGTACGTATGTCGTGTTTGTTGTTAGCATGTTGACTGAGCTAGCTTTGCTGTCTGCTGCTGAAGACCTGACATTAAATTCAAACAGAGCAGCAGCTCAGTGTCTGATGTCGCGACTAAAATATTTACTAAATTGAAGAATATTTATATCTTGTCCACCAAAAGCCAAGGTGCCAACGCAGTCTGGAAAACTACTAAAAATATGGAATATGATTTAGGCATTCCCCATACTGTTGAGGTACATGTGTTCTGTGGGTTATAGCCAGGACTCATTGATGCCAGCCTGCTCTCTATTCTGGACCTGTATATTTCCTAAGTCAGGAAATGGGCAAGaaccatctctgcagacccaTCTTCACAGCctgaagaacagttttttcccacaAACCATAAGTCTAATGAACAGCTgactctgagaaaaaaagagaaacctcCTCTGCAATAACCCAGTAATTCTGTCACCATTCGGTCATTTGTTTACTGTccaccatttaccatttatttatcCATTCACTGTTTCAATGCTGTTAAATTTTACTCTTCATATTGTCATGTTGTGTTTACCGTACACTGCATCCACCTACCACACGTACATAGCACCATATATAATACTAATTTCCTCCAGCATTCTCATTCACTGCACTCATCCCACTCTGgacatgtatgtttgtatgtatatGTGCACCTGTACATCACAACCACCTCCAACATGATGATAACAATGGAAATAATTTTTACTCCTGCATTCTCTTCACTCTGCTCAATGCACCGTAGCATTATCGTCTCAATTTGTCCGCTTGTTTATTGTGTGTTCATATGTGTTTTCTATACCACAGACTGTGGTACTGGATTATTGTGCTATTGGATTAGTGTACTGTAATCACATTGTGAGCATTGTACAATCCCAATTCAAATTCCTTGTACATGTAAACTTACATGTACAAAGTGATTCTGATGGTCAGCAGAGCTTCAGGTTTTCTGTAATACTGGAATATTTGTGAACCTCCTGAGAGTTCTGACCAAAAGCAAATGGCTAAAGTCTTAACATTAGTGTTATTAGCTATCCATTTTATGCAAGATAATCCTTCAAGGCTGCAGagttttataaattatttttaaatgatttatttaatttctgcttttgaatggaaaggaggaaaaaataataatttgaatcggatttggtataacAAAATCGGAGATTTTATTATTAAGCCATATcagctttcttctttttcactggTTAGGATGAATATTCACATTTATGTTAAATGTAATTTGAAGAACTAATACTAACAGTGCAGCCTCATTGAGAGGCTCTTTCAAAATAGCCGTTCagaaatactaaataaaaaaactactcTGACAAATGAAAGGAGTCAATTTTCTGTACTTACTGCTAGTTAGTTTAAAGCATAAACTGAAAGTCTACTaagttgtttaaaaaagttCCTCCAACCTTCAGgataaatattcaaatattcTTTTGTTGAaacaaaagctgaacttttgctaaaacaaattattttttattatttatttttgagcgAATGTTCCACGTAAccgcattttaaaaataatttttctttcattagcATAGAGATCCAATGCTGAAGAAGAGGGATGACTTTGAGGACAtgctggaggagaggaggacaACCAGTGACCTGAGATACGCGCTCAAGTGTTACACTCCTGCTCTCTATAAAGGACTGACGCCTTGTAAATCCAGCGAACTCAAAAACATGGTGCTGCAGTCGGATCAGCTGCTTTATGTCATCAATCAGGTGAATTCATGTATTCTTTTTGTCGCTTTTTCATAGCAGCTGTGCCTGGTTAGGGATCACAAACTACAGGATttactaaacaaaaaaactcacttGCATCTGATATCATGTCCAAGTTTGTATTTTCACCTGGTTATCCGCAACAAAGCGTTTGTACTTTGGTGGATAATCGATCCCCTGATTTTGACCAGATTTGGCTATAAAAATTCAGGCATACCGTATTTTTTGTACTATATTTGTATAATTTTGTACTATAATTGTACTGCGCTGCAATTTGGTTTTTCATTGGTTGTCTATATTTATTCCAACCATCCCATTCAATAGAAgatcccttcttttttttattcccacctctttctctcttttgtcCATAGTCCTGTTTGGGTTTGTTTATCTGTTTGCTTTTAGAAGAGCATCATTGTGTGACGTTCATCTAAAGGACGTCAGACACCAACTTTcttaaatgtaattgtttcaaGTAATGATTGATTACCGTTTATTGCaacctttttacttttatggGTCTCCTAAATCTCCTAATCTCTGCGTCCAGGGCCTTAATTTTCTAAGTAACACTTTGATCTTCTCTCCTCATCTTGAAGTAATCTGGTAATATCCTTTCACTACGGATTGCATATTTTAAGTTAGTCTTCCTCGGCTAGTGTTAAAATATACACGACTCCCAATGTTTACTAAGTTCTGTAACTGTCAGAACTGATCTGAATACAGTGAAAACGGATGAAAAGGCTTATGAATTGGTTAAAGATAAACTACAGAAGTTTCTTTATCAGTTCACTAACCAGACAGATTGTGAATAAGAACACAAACTGTGGCAGATGTTTAACTGACAAGTTGTGGcttcatcagttttttttctgatttttatcttttagcTTTCCAAAGAGACGGGCACGTCAACAGACGAGATCGAGGCGGAGGCATCGGCCATCTTGGAGGAGATGGCTCACCGCCTGCAGCTCAGCACAGTCCGCTTCTTTGCTTTTGCCCTCAGCAAAGTCTTCAAGACTGTGTTCAGGAGCATCTGCGTCAACGAGGAGGGCATCCAGAGAGTGAGTACACCCAGCGGGGAGGGACAGGAAGCCTCACAGAGACATGGTCATGGCTAACCTGGACCCATTTTTAGCTCCAACAGGCCATCCAAGAACACCCGGTGGTTCTTCTACCGAGTCACCGCAGCTACATGGACTTCCTCCTCATGTCATACATCTTATACACGTATGATTTAGCTCTACCAGTCATTGCTGCCGGCATGGGTAAGTCATCTGGCCTGCGATAGGTAGAATTGCTCCATAGATGATTACGGCACCACCGCTTTATAAAAACGGACTTATGAGAGCGCTTCTCTGCAGACTTCATGGGGATGAAGGTCGTCGGCGAGATGCTGCGCATGTCCGGAGCTTTCTTTATCCGGCGGTCGTTTGGGGGAGATAAACTTTACTGGGCTGTTTTCTCGGAGTACGTCAAGATCATGCTGAAGGTGAAGGGGCTGCACCCACTCTCTCATGAAATCTATGGTTATTCTAATGCATTTACGCcatttttttacactttaaaagCTTGTCTTTATTTTACCAGAATGGGTATGCGCCAGTTGAGTTCTTTCTTGAAGGCACGAGAAGCCGAACGGCCAAATCCCTGACTCCAAAGTTAGGTAAGTGATGGCTCGGGGGATTAATAGATTCCCATTCCTGTTTTGTAATCTTCTCAATGTGTCTTTAGGAGTTGTTTTTGACTCTTTGAAGATGTTGCAATTTTCATTTGTCGCACAAATAAGAAATATTTTCCCCAAAATGGTCAGAGTCTGGACTAAGAATTACAGATTAAGACCACTTTTAAACAATTACACAATACAAAACACTGTGTGCGTGAAAGTGCAAAGAAAACGTGACATGGCTTCAAAATTTGACAAAAACCCTCAAaattgcatttgtattcatcccTTCCCttagttaaaatgtgtttaacacGTTGCCTTCAAAGTCTCCTAACTAGAGAATGAAATCCACTTGTGTATAATTTTACTGCAGTATAGACAGATATTATATGAAGGTCTAAGAGGTTTTTCATGATATTACTGCTCACCACCTTTAACACCACCGTGGAAAGGTGGAGGCAGCGTCACGCTGTGTGGATGGTTGCGTTCAGCTGCAAGGGTGAAGTTGGacagagttgatgagaagatgatCACACAGAGATACCGTATTTTTCCGACTATAAGgctcacttaaaatccttaaattttctcaaaaatatattgtaaatgattaaagttgtgcttactgactgactttatgtggtacaatgcgctcaaaaatgtattaaaatgtgtGAGTACGACTTTAGTTAGCAACGAAGCCACTCCGGtcagtggatattaggagcattacggtacactgtatcactacctgataggacccctgagctgtctacaagactgcctgactgtaatgtttgaactagaagtgcattaagtgaatttctccaatgtgagatcaataaagcctatcttatctcttatcttatcttgcattcatgtaaggcagcctgcgACCCAGAGtacgcactagcaacaataaacctagtaagttaattcaatataaaagttacgtttcttttggccttatgttagaaacagggcagtgtagtccaactactctgtcctcccagcagagacggatagagagctgtggacgtggagtGGCGGAGTggtattacacacttgggaagaatatttaatgcaccttataatccagtgtgccttacatagacacgttaattctcagtgcgccttatggttaaaaaaatacagtaaacacCAAGTACTCCTGGTGAAAAACCAGTTGGAGGCTCCAAAAGAGTTTAAACTGGGTAGGAGGGTCATCTTCCAGCCggacaatgaccctaatcaCTCAGCCAGCTGTTGTgcttagagtggcctagtcaaagttcagaccaaaAATGAATTGAGAATTTCTGGAAAGAGAAGTATGTTCACAGACCTTCTTCAGTCATTTTGCAAACAaagatgggtaaaaaaaaaaaaaaacatggcccCATGGAGGTGCAGAGCTGATGGAGACTGACTCCAAAATTCTTCCTGGGGAAGGTGGTGCTCCAAAATATTCACAGAGTTGCCAAGTTCTGAGCTCTGCTTGGAGAGCTCATGTCTGCCTCATGTTCCAGGTCTGCTGAATATCGTGCTGGATCCCTTCCTGAAGGGAGAAGTGTTCGACGTGAACCTGGTCCCGGTCAGCATCAGCTACGAGAGGATCCTGGAGGAGACGCTCTATGCCAGAGAGCTGCTGGGCGTCCCCAAGCCCAaagagtccacctcagtgggTTATTTCTCATCAGTTTACTCTGAACAGTTTTAGATCAGCACTTCAAAAATGTGTTCTCAGAAGAGTTTAAAGGGTGCACTTTCACAGTTTCAGCTAGAAATTCACATCAGCTTatctttttttctgcctttcagGGTTTGTTTAAAGCCAGGAAGATCCTGAGTGAGGACTACGGCAGTATCCACGTGTATTTCGGTCAGCCTGTTTCTGCTAGAAGTTTAGCTGAAGGCAGAGTTAACCGCTCACAGTTCAACCTGATACCAAGGTACTATAGATCTAGTAATAAGCACCAAGATGTCTTCATTCATTATTGACCGTCTCTGCCACaacaaataaagctttttttattttattttcaggcaCATCCCCAGGAAGCCTGCAGAGGAAATCCAAGACTTCGTCAACGACTCGGCCTACAGGTTGGTCCGAGCTCAGGAGGAGAACATGGTGCTGAAGCCCTGGGTCCTCCTGGCCTCCTTGCTGCTCCAGAACCAGGCTGCTGGGAGCAAACAGGGGatgcagctggaggagctgaCGGACCAAGCCGTGTGGCTCAGGGACCTCTCCCGGCAGTTTGGAGCCTTCCTTCACTGGCCTGGTACAGAACTCAGTGTTACTGAGGCAGACATAACGAAGGCTGCGTTTTCTGCAAAgcctctttgttttcctttttttttaagcattttaagcgtttaggcaaggcaaatttatttgtatagcacagttcagtacagagacaatgcagagtgctttacatgattaaaatacaggaaaaaacagcagaataaaagcaagtaggaataaaatatagaaacaaaatagaatatggaaaaatagaaactagggctgaacgattttggaaaagaatctaattgcgattgttttttttcttaatattgcgattttatgcgttttttttttttttttttttgttcagtttaatttatcatgtgttttaaaatatatacaaacaacaaatcaatttgttttctcgccatgtggattagttgctaaaagacccacagcatctaaactctgagcagtaatgattgcgttctgtctacaatatattttaaccaaaattgcaattttgacatttctctgcattaaccacaagcaacaaaaatggcctctaaataaagatgtttgtaaacaaggactattttaaacatgaacttttaatgtttctatagatcagaatattattcaagagaacagcttttaatttaattggacatcaatccttgttgaacataaattgcaaagtccaaccaacaaacaagtctatgtattaaagtgatttaatacatagacttgtatTAAAGTGATGTATTAAAGTGAAGTAATTCTTTGTacgattatacaaactctaaaacgagtaataaaattagattatctcactgctgcaactgtcttcccttccatgtggaggcaaacccacttcaaacattttactgacacctaaataatacgtctgattccctaattgttacatagccaaaaattgcaggcctctgcgatttggaaattgcgtttttttaaatcacaattatattgaaaatgcgattaattgttcagccctaatagaaactaaatgcaaacattaaaaacagtttaaacgtTATAATGGTGTAAACTAAAGCAGCGGTTTTTCATAGCTGTGGTCAAGACCTCACTGAGGGTCAGAAACCACAAAATGATCCCTAGAAATTTAATACAGTTTAAAATGATCATTAATAATGTGTTTTTGCTATAGttgttaaagaaaatgaaagcaaatCGAGAATGAAAATTAGATAATTTATGCAAAGGTCTTTCATCGACATTAAATGGTCGAGGAAGGtcaagtaccgtatttttcggaccatacaATTCGGTGTTCTAAAATCgtcttttataatttttaaatgttccaCTGTCCTTTGAAGACTTGTTTATGcacattaaagctgcagtaggtaactagtatcaatgtgttttttttacatatttgttaaaactgtcattaTGACCTGACAGTAAGATATGAGGCAAATAATGATTTGGGGGTTATGAATACTgtagcaaggcactgtatgcACCATATTTTCAATGCAGCTCTACATTAAGTTTACTTATTCTTTTATTGCATTAATTACATACGATTAAATAAATAGGTAgagctttttaattttaataacacacgtttgtatttttttaagaagttaTGTCCTTTAAATGAGTCTAGCTTGCACCTGAATCCACAGCTGCTCAGTTCATCCTTTCTTTTGTTTGCGCTGCTGTGAATTCCTCgttctgctcttcatcctctcctctcctcttcttcAGACAACATTCCTCCCTCTAAAGTCGTTTCCTGCAGCCTTTCCCTCCATCAAAGCCTTGTGAGGATCTCTGAGGGAAGAGTCCAGTTGACTTTAGAACAAGGTTTGATCTTATTTATTGTTTCAACCAGAAAACCGCTCTGGTTGTAGTTGCAGACATTTAGTGTTTatcaaagctattttttttaacagaatgaAATGTAatggttaaaaaagtaaaaagcaacAACCACTGGTTATTTCTGCTGTTTGAAGCAGGAGGTCGAGCGGATCCAGGGTTGCCTCTGCCTGCGGTGACGccagaggaggagctgctgaacCGGGCCGTCATCGTTCTCTCCTGCGCCTCCTACAGGAACCAGGCGCTCCATGTCTTCATCCGACCCGCGCTGCTGGCCTCCGCCGTCCACGCCGCGTCCGTCAACAGGAAACGTGAGGCTGACgctctcctcctgctctcaGACTGCTTAGGTCGTCTTTTTAGGCGCAGTGAACAACTCTAGATGTTAGAAGATATTAATAAGCTTTCTCAAAACCAGGGAAAAATATGCAGTCTGGAGAAAATGAGGAAACATGGAAAtgttcctttcttccttccttccttccttccttccttccttccttccttccttccttccttccttccttccttccttccttccttacttacttacttact of Fundulus heteroclitus isolate FHET01 chromosome 15, MU-UCD_Fhet_4.1, whole genome shotgun sequence contains these proteins:
- the c15h1orf131 gene encoding uncharacterized protein C1orf131 homolog, with amino-acid sequence MSSETHEGKDEDCVFLERVLDSLYDFGSETKQRLKTQKKKKRKRCEEQEEEGELQALKETCSDSEDSRDAEVHSGAEQQPPNPQLKGQRIQLENKVEVVTFQDPRKKMKTKQTPVSTKIPVKSAQDAQKAEQKQISQQEQLSLEKARLEVHRFGITGYKKEQQRVFEQDRAIMLGARPPKKGYVNYKVLQEQITEKKQKAKEEFQPDKKKKKKSNQKDKKKPSSSGSGVAPSGLVGRFKNGMLILSSKEIQKIKSNK
- the gnpat gene encoding dihydroxyacetone phosphate acyltransferase; translation: MASKVVYSHRDPMLKKRDDFEDMLEERRTTSDLRYALKCYTPALYKGLTPCKSSELKNMVLQSDQLLYVINQLSKETGTSTDEIEAEASAILEEMAHRLQLSTVRFFAFALSKVFKTVFRSICVNEEGIQRLQQAIQEHPVVLLPSHRSYMDFLLMSYILYTYDLALPVIAAGMDFMGMKVVGEMLRMSGAFFIRRSFGGDKLYWAVFSEYVKIMLKNGYAPVEFFLEGTRSRTAKSLTPKLGLLNIVLDPFLKGEVFDVNLVPVSISYERILEETLYARELLGVPKPKESTSGLFKARKILSEDYGSIHVYFGQPVSARSLAEGRVNRSQFNLIPRHIPRKPAEEIQDFVNDSAYRLVRAQEENMVLKPWVLLASLLLQNQAAGSKQGMQLEELTDQAVWLRDLSRQFGAFLHWPDNIPPSKVVSCSLSLHQSLVRISEGRVQLTLEQAGGRADPGLPLPAVTPEEELLNRAVIVLSCASYRNQALHVFIRPALLASAVHAASVNRKQEIFNTFSFLRNMFSDEFILRPGAEVQDFEEACYLLVKSGALQINQQQVLVTDRGHRTLAFLTSILDPFVQGYQMVCRFLCEEAAEGLTEKLFVPAVRKFITKHLLSGRLKYAEVLSSDLQKNALAALLRLGAVQRLRGRGEQGALKVNTVMVNSLEDTLGGKLPTQKPVAARL